GTAGATAGTTTAGGATTTATCTTTGCTGATAGTCCAAGACAAGTAACTATTAAGCAGGTACGAAAGATAACAGAGAAGCTGCCTCCATTTATCAATCAAACAGGGGTTTTTGTCGATGAAGATTTAGGGCAGGTTCGAGAAATTGCTGATTACTGTGGCTTGGATACACTGCAGTTACATGGTAGGGAAACTCCAGAGTATTGTCAGCAACTGCAGGAATGGAAGGTTATAAAAGCTTTTCGGATTCGAGAAGAGTTAGAGATTGAAAGAATGACTGATTATAAAGTAGCGGGATACTTACTTGATACTTATCAGCCCGGGATAGCAGGTGGAACTGGCAAGACTTTTAATTGGGATGTGGCCCTAGAAGGAAAGAAAATAGGACCAGTTATTTTAGCTGGAGGTTTAGATCCAGCTAATATTGTTACTGCCATTAAAAAAGTAGATCCTTATGGGGTAGATATTAACAGTGGAGTTGAAATTTCTCCGGGGCAGAAGGATGAGCAGAAATTAAAGAAGTTAGTTAATAATATAAGGGGGATGAAGTATGAAAAATAATAAAGGTTATTTTGGAGAGTTCGGTGGTAGATATGTACCGGAAACTTTAATGGCTGCTTTGGATGAATTAGAAGCAGCTTATGAGAAGTATAAAGAAGATAATGAATTTCAGGCTGAGTTGGAATCTTATTTCAAAGAGTATATAGGACGGCCATCATCGCTATATTATGCTGAACGATTGACAGAAAAGTTAGGTGGAGCCAAGATTTATTTAAAACGAGAAGATTTGAATCATACCGGAGCACATAAAATCAATAATACTATCGGTCAGGTATTGTTAGCTAAACGAATGGGTAAAAAGAGAATTATTGCTGAAACTGGAGCTGGTCAACATGGAGTAGCAACGGCTACAGCAGCTGCTCTCTTTAATTTAGACTGTGAGGTTTATATGGGAGCAAAAGATATTGAACGTCAGAAGATGAATGTTTTTAGAATGGAATTGTTAGGAACTAAGGTTGTTCCTGTTGAATCTGGTTCAAAAACTCTAAAGGATGCTACTAATGAAGCAATTAGAGACTGGGTAACTAATGTAGAAGATACTCACTATATTATCGGTTCAGTAGTTGGTCCTCATCCTTATCCGGAATTAGTTAGAGATTTTCAAGCGGTAATTGGTGAGGAGACGAAAGAACAAATTATGAAACTGGAAAATAGACTGCCTGATTATTTAATAGCCTGTGTTGGTGGCGGTAGTAATGCTATGGGACTCTTTTATCCTTTTGTTGATGATAAAGAAGTAGAGATGATTGGAGTTGAAGCTGCTGGATTAGGACTGGAAAGTGGAAAGCATGCTGCTTCATTAAATGCTGGCAGTAAAGGAGTTTTGCATGGATCAATGTCTTATATATTACAAGACGGAGATGGTCAGATTATACCAGCTCATTCTATTTCGGCTGGTTTAGATTATCCAGGTGTGGGTCCAGAGCATAGTCATTATTTTGAAACAGGGCGGGCTGAATATAAATCTATAACAGATGAAGAAGCTTTATATGGTTTTCAGTTATTATCTGAGACTGAAGGGATTATTCCGGCTTTAGAGAGTGCTCATGCTGTGGCTTATTTGAGTGAATTAGCACCTGAATTGGATTCAGACGAGATTATAGTACTTAACCTTTCTGGAAGAGGCGATAAAGATGTAGAAGCAGTGGCCAAAAGATTGGAGGGGGCGGCTAATGAATAGAATTGAAAAGAAGTTTAAACAATTAAAAAAACAGAAGCAGACAGCTTTAATGCCTTATATTACTGCTGGTGATCCAACATTGG
The DNA window shown above is from Sporohalobacter salinus and carries:
- a CDS encoding phosphoribosylanthranilate isomerase produces the protein MTATRIKVCGITNLADARKAVKLGVDSLGFIFADSPRQVTIKQVRKITEKLPPFINQTGVFVDEDLGQVREIADYCGLDTLQLHGRETPEYCQQLQEWKVIKAFRIREELEIERMTDYKVAGYLLDTYQPGIAGGTGKTFNWDVALEGKKIGPVILAGGLDPANIVTAIKKVDPYGVDINSGVEISPGQKDEQKLKKLVNNIRGMKYEK
- the trpB gene encoding tryptophan synthase subunit beta produces the protein MKNNKGYFGEFGGRYVPETLMAALDELEAAYEKYKEDNEFQAELESYFKEYIGRPSSLYYAERLTEKLGGAKIYLKREDLNHTGAHKINNTIGQVLLAKRMGKKRIIAETGAGQHGVATATAAALFNLDCEVYMGAKDIERQKMNVFRMELLGTKVVPVESGSKTLKDATNEAIRDWVTNVEDTHYIIGSVVGPHPYPELVRDFQAVIGEETKEQIMKLENRLPDYLIACVGGGSNAMGLFYPFVDDKEVEMIGVEAAGLGLESGKHAASLNAGSKGVLHGSMSYILQDGDGQIIPAHSISAGLDYPGVGPEHSHYFETGRAEYKSITDEEALYGFQLLSETEGIIPALESAHAVAYLSELAPELDSDEIIVLNLSGRGDKDVEAVAKRLEGAANE